Below is a genomic region from Chloroflexota bacterium.
TGGGCGTGGAGGTTACCATTCCTAATTCGGATCCAACCCGGGGGTGTAGTGGTTCGGGCGGGCCGCCCCGCCAGAACCTCTCGCATATGTGGCGCAGACCCGAAACCGCGAATGGGCGCGAATGAACACGAATCCTGTTCGCGTGCATTTGCGTGCATTCGCGGTTCCCGTCGCGTGGGTGCGCCCCATTCGCGAATAGCCATAACAACCAGAGGAGAACGATGGCAGAACTCAACCCCATACCCGCCGTCCGCATGACGGGCATCGTCAAGCGATTCCCCGGCGTGATCGCCAACGACCACGTGGACTTTGAGGCGCTCCCGGGCGAAGTGCACAGCCTGCTGGGCGAAAACGGCGCGGGCAAGAGCACCCTCATGAACATCCTGAGCGGCTTGTACGTGCCCGATGAGGGCGAAATCCGCATCTTCGGCAAGCCGGTCGTTTTTCGCTCGCCGCGCGACGCCATCTCTCACGGCATCGGCATGGTGCACCAGCACTTCATGCTCGTAGAAATGCACACCGTAGCCGAGAACATGGTCCTGGGCCTCAACAAGCCCCGCTTCTTCCTGAACCTGCGCCAGATTGAGCAAGAGGTGGCGCAACTCTCGGCGCAATACGGGCTGCGCGTGGATCCCCGCGCGCGCATCTGGCAACTGTCCGTCGGCGAGCAGCAGCGCGTGGAAATCCTCAAGATGCTGTATCGCGGCGCGCGCATCCTCATTCTGGACGAGCCGACCGCCGTGCTGACACCCCAGGAGGTGGAGGAACTGTTCGCCACCCTGCGCCGCATGACCGCCGACGGCAAGACCGTCATCTTCATCAGCCACAAACTGGAAGAGGTCATGGCCATCTCAGACCGCATCACGGTCCTGCGGGGCGGCAAGGCCGTGGCGACCGTCCGCAAGGCCGAGACCACGCCCGCCGACCTGGCGCGGATGATGGTGGGGCGCGAGGTGCTGTTCCGCCTGGAGAAAGAAGAGCGCGAACCCGGCGAGGTAGTGCTGGAGGTGTCGGGCCTGTGCGCCAACAACGACAAGGGCCTGCCCGCCCTTAGTAACGTGTCCTTCACCATCCGCGAGGGCGAAATCCTGGGCGTGGCGGGCGTCGCGGGCAACGGCCAGCGCGAACTGGCCGAAGTCCTCACCGGCCTGCGCAAGGCCACCGCAGGGTCGGTAACCGTCCTGCAGTGCGACATCACCAACTGCTCCCCGCGCAAGATCATCGGCGAGAAGGTGGGCCACGTGCCCGAAGACCGCCTGGGCATGGGTCTGGTGCCCAACCTCTCCGTGTCCGACAATGTGATCATGAAGACGTACAAGGAGCGCCCGATCTCCACCGGGCCATTCCTGAACAGCGGAGCCATCGGTCGGTTTGCGCGCCAACTGGTGGAGCAGTTCAAAATCGCCAC
It encodes:
- a CDS encoding ABC transporter ATP-binding protein, which translates into the protein MAELNPIPAVRMTGIVKRFPGVIANDHVDFEALPGEVHSLLGENGAGKSTLMNILSGLYVPDEGEIRIFGKPVVFRSPRDAISHGIGMVHQHFMLVEMHTVAENMVLGLNKPRFFLNLRQIEQEVAQLSAQYGLRVDPRARIWQLSVGEQQRVEILKMLYRGARILILDEPTAVLTPQEVEELFATLRRMTADGKTVIFISHKLEEVMAISDRITVLRGGKAVATVRKAETTPADLARMMVGREVLFRLEKEEREPGEVVLEVSGLCANNDKGLPALSNVSFTIREGEILGVAGVAGNGQRELAEVLTGLRKATAGSVTVLQCDITNCSPRKIIGEKVGHVPEDRLGMGLVPNLSVSDNVIMKTYKERPISTGPFLNSGAIGRFARQLVEQFKIATPSVQTPVRLLSGGNLQKTLLAREISISPRLMIAMHPTRGLDVGATEAVRRLLLEQRKQGAALLLISEDLDEILELADRILVLYEGEVQGIVPAKDADVAAIGLMMAGVKPGQEPAPERRPA